In a single window of the Rhopalosiphum padi isolate XX-2018 chromosome 1, ASM2088224v1, whole genome shotgun sequence genome:
- the LOC132925927 gene encoding uncharacterized protein LOC132925927 isoform X2 yields the protein MADTEIEQINETDLSVKLNGSIRANTEQLKQSIESRKANKMIDKNDQNRGSSLNSDKSCVESSKSLSNCSNDVEDDYCEINDEDNDSEDEHQINNTDCKSDNSIIEDEQTLDSENATMNSDDLCDAENSYNGTKEINSNDNEEQMEVDDSVEEQKTEDDEQMDDEEEDEDEDEVRIIDQNDTESRSNEIKKSLEDSKINLDKSVTIVKVPDPKQNLGSSNKKKMKSLPDITLTPRRSTRNINKLKSFSDKDEEKKDSIVTDDNTKISPQKPPSLTKPIVVNDTKKLVEIAAGTKQKSNKKEPTLVIIDTNMLTGRSNLPIAVSVQSNTSSNAMNVTQTVSKTIQNSYNRVQHSQTTIKPFILTTTPTPITAPTNVPKPPIILPTLTDDMFVVEAPSFIVPYVYEKPPKKPLKEFVEKIVKIKVNKGDEAENQCEESSDKKNGNNQIEKYNKKLDTIEKMDVDESENEVSVHEKKLDGGKDSGPKNNENGDVQMLVEESESSKKDDSKSKNLSESTDLKKSDSITDLTVESDEKKTDIAKPKIQSSNYFENPLGKFFMQIGVNLVQEHVQLDLLRTQRRKRDREGDKCPEEVHMAISSLIKTLEFSKENNDPFQFGLKKCELCNFKSESSLVMAHHLETPHMTANYCYRCNFCTFQVRSPHEILQHMDTHNIRGRLERGPALHQCPSCPFEDSYKGKLTRHLISCSKKYRPEINQAPPLDWEPPAKIPRVLRNKPSMSPGNAVYQAAMSGFKQFPNPNMLQLQQQQYNKMVLASGVRARGRTVLPGQRFPGMVPSFPTTLPNQTSGGILLKNTSIKPINQPIIVPTPYSMNNHTYQQNSNSSKSVQQPSISITPLPRSFPSNSTQSAFVSTISKSKPQQTQSSSTSTNSSNKPTFVICEICDGYIKDLEQLRNHMQWIHKVKIHPKMIYNRPPLNCQKCQFRFFTDQGLERHLLGSHGLVTSSMQEAANKGKDGGRCPVCGRVYQWKLLNHVSRDHSISLKPAHLSYKCTVCTATFGMYKQFENHVYSAHSNVAKNSNKKPLGNQPVASSSSSSTSITSTPKPLKINDEITIIPQPPKIQNLSVKSSNSNKPVTSTGKQSSTPTAKAKF from the exons ATGGCAGACACAGAAATTGAACAGATAAATGAAACTGATTtaa gTGTTAAATTAAATGGTAGTATTCGTGCCAATACTGAACAACTTAAACAATCGATTGAATCACGAAAAGCCAATAAAATGATTGATAAAAATGATCAGAATCGTGGTTCTAGTTTAAATTCTGATAAAAGTTGTGTAGAAAGTAGTAAATCTTTATCTAACTGTAGTAATGATGTTGAAGATGATTACTGTGAAATAAATGATGAAGATAACGACAGTGAAGATGaacatcaaattaataatacagattgtaaatcagataatagtattattgaagATGAACAGACTCTTGACAGTGAAAATGCAACCATGAATAGTGATGATTTGTGTGATGCAGAAAACAGTTATAATGGTACCAAAGAAATAAATAGCAATGACAATGAAGAACAAATGGAAGTTGATGATTCAGTAGAAGAACAAAAAACAGAAGATGATGAACAAATGGACGACGAAGAGGAAGATGAAGACGAAGACGAAGTTAGAATAATTGATCAAAATGATACTGAAAGTAGGTCAAATgagataaaaaaatcattagaagATTCTAAAATCAATCTTGATAAATCTGTGACTATTGTTAAAGTTCCAGACCCTAAGCAAAATTTAGGtagtagtaataaaaaaaaaatgaaaagtttacCTGACATAACCTTAACTCCGCGTAGAAGTACACGGAATATAAACAAACTTAAAAGTTTTAGTGATAAAGACGAAGAGAAGAAAGATAGTATAGTAACAGATGATAACACTAAAATTTCACCTCAAAAACCACCATCGCTTACCAAACCAATTGTTGTTAATGATACTAAAAAATTGGTGGAAATTGCTGCTGgaacaaaacaaaaaagtaataaaaaagaaCCAACTTTAGTTATCATTGATACTAACATGTTAACAGGGCGAAGTAACTTACCTATAGCGGTATCTGTGCAATCAAACACTTCAAGTAATGCCATGAATGTCACTCAAACAGTTAgtaaaacaattcaaaattcCTATAATCGAGTGCAACACTCACAGACTACTATCAAACCCTTTATATTAACTACTACACCAACTCCTATTACAGCTCCTACAAATGTTCCCAAACCTCCAATTATATTACCAACTCTAACTGATGATATGTTTGTTGTTGAAGCTCCATCTTTTATTGTGCCTTATGTATATGAAAAGCCAcccaaaaaaccattaaaagaatttgttgaaaaaattgtaaaaataaaagttaataaaggAGATGAAGCCGAAAATCAATGCGAAGAATCTTCAGATAagaaaaatggaaataatcagatagaaaaatacaataaaaaattagatactATTGAAAAGATGGATGTTGATGAATCAGAAAATGAAGTATCTGTTCATGAGAAAAAATTAGATGGTGGTAAAGATTCTGGtcctaaaaataatgaaaatggtgATGTACAAATGTTAGTAGAAGAATCAGAAAGTTCTAAAAAAGATGACTCTAAATCCAAAAATTTGTCTGAAtcaacagatttaaaaaaaagcgaTAGCATTACCGATCTCACTGTTGAATCCGATGAAAAGAAAACTGATATTGCTAAGCCAAAGATTCAAAGTTCCAATTACTTTGAAAATCCGTTAGGCAAGTTTTTCATGCAAATAGGTGTAAACCTTGTTCAAGAGCATGTTCAACTCGATCTATTACGTACTCAAAGAAGAAAAAGAGATCGTGAAGGTGATAAATGTCCCGAAGAAGTTCATATGGCTATTAGttctttaattaaaactttagaGTTTAGTAAAGAGAATAATGATCCATTCCAATTTGGCTTAAAAAAATGTGAACTGTGTAATTTTAAATCTGAATCAAGTTTAGTAATGGCTCATCATTTAGAAACTCCACATATGACAGCCAATTACTGTTATAGATGTAATTTCTGTACTTTCCAAGTACGCAGTCCTCATGAAATATTACAACACAtggatacacataatattagaGGGCGTTTAGAAAGAGGTCCAGCTTTGCACCAATGTCCAAGTTGTCCATTTGAAGATAGTTATAAGGGTAAATTAACCAGGCATTTGATTTCTTGTTCGAAAAAATATCGACCGGAAATCAATCag gcACCTCCATTAGACTGGGAACCTCCCGCAAAAATACCAAGGGTATTACGTAATAAACCTTCAATGAGTCCTGGTAATGCTGTTTACCAAGCAGCGATGTCTGGATTTAAACAATTTCCCAATCCTAATATGTTACaattacaacaacaacaatataataaaatggttcTTGCATCTGGTGTTAGAGCTCGTGGTCGTACTGTTTTACCAGGACAGCGATTTCCAGGAATGGTGCCTTCTTTTCCAACTACACTGCCAAATCAAACTTCAGGAG GAATTTTACTTAAGAATACTAGTATTAAACCAATCAATCAACCAATTATTGTCCCTACACCTTATTCAATGAACAATCACACATAtcag caaaATTCAAATAGTAGTAAATCTGTTCAACAGCCAAGTATATCTATAACACCTTTGCCTCGATCGTTTCCATCAAATAGCACACAGTCAGCTTTTGTGTCTACCATATCTAAATCCAAACCCCAACAAACTCAGTCGTCATCCACTTCAACTAATAGTAGCAACAAACCAACTTTTGTAATATGTGAAATATGTGATGGCTACATAAAAGACTTAGAACAGTTGCGTAACCATATGCAGTGGATACATAAAGTTAAAATTCATCCAAAGATGATATATAATCGACCACCACTTAACTGTCAAAAGTGTCAGTTTAGATTTTTTACTGATCAAGGTCTTGAAAGACATTTACTAGGGTCACATGGTTTAGTCACATCTAGTATGCAAGAAGCTGCTAACAAAGGCAAAGATGGCGGAAG atgtcCAGTATGTGGTAGAGTTTATCAATGGAAGTTATTAAACCATGTAAGCCGTGACCACTCTATATCATTAAAGCCAGCACATTTATCTTACAAATGTACTGTTTGCACTGCAACATTTGGCATGTATAAACAGTTTGAAAACCATGTATATTCGGCACACAGTAATGTAGCTAAAAACTCGAACAAGAAACCTCTTGGTAATCAACCTGTAGCATCTTCATCGTCTTCGTCAACTTCTATAACATCTACACCAAAG ccattaaaaataaatgatgaaaTTACCATAATACCACAACCACCTAAGATTCAAAATTTGTCTGTTAAaagtagtaatagtaataaaccaGTTACATCAACTGGGAAACAAAGTTCAACTCCAACAGCAAAAGCCAag TTTTGA
- the LOC132925927 gene encoding uncharacterized protein LOC132925927 isoform X1, producing the protein MADTEIEQINETDLSVKLNGSIRANTEQLKQSIESRKANKMIDKNDQNRGSSLNSDKSCVESSKSLSNCSNDVEDDYCEINDEDNDSEDEHQINNTDCKSDNSIIEDEQTLDSENATMNSDDLCDAENSYNGTKEINSNDNEEQMEVDDSVEEQKTEDDEQMDDEEEDEDEDEVRIIDQNDTESRSNEIKKSLEDSKINLDKSVTIVKVPDPKQNLGSSNKKKMKSLPDITLTPRRSTRNINKLKSFSDKDEEKKDSIVTDDNTKISPQKPPSLTKPIVVNDTKKLVEIAAGTKQKSNKKEPTLVIIDTNMLTGRSNLPIAVSVQSNTSSNAMNVTQTVSKTIQNSYNRVQHSQTTIKPFILTTTPTPITAPTNVPKPPIILPTLTDDMFVVEAPSFIVPYVYEKPPKKPLKEFVEKIVKIKVNKGDEAENQCEESSDKKNGNNQIEKYNKKLDTIEKMDVDESENEVSVHEKKLDGGKDSGPKNNENGDVQMLVEESESSKKDDSKSKNLSESTDLKKSDSITDLTVESDEKKTDIAKPKIQSSNYFENPLGKFFMQIGVNLVQEHVQLDLLRTQRRKRDREGDKCPEEVHMAISSLIKTLEFSKENNDPFQFGLKKCELCNFKSESSLVMAHHLETPHMTANYCYRCNFCTFQVRSPHEILQHMDTHNIRGRLERGPALHQCPSCPFEDSYKGKLTRHLISCSKKYRPEINQAPPLDWEPPAKIPRVLRNKPSMSPGNAVYQAAMSGFKQFPNPNMLQLQQQQYNKMVLASGVRARGRTVLPGQRFPGMVPSFPTTLPNQTSGGILLKNTSIKPINQPIIVPTPYSMNNHTYQQNSNSSKSVQQPSISITPLPRSFPSNSTQSAFVSTISKSKPQQTQSSSTSTNSSNKPTFVICEICDGYIKDLEQLRNHMQWIHKVKIHPKMIYNRPPLNCQKCQFRFFTDQGLERHLLGSHGLVTSSMQEAANKGKDGGRCPVCGRVYQWKLLNHVSRDHSISLKPAHLSYKCTVCTATFGMYKQFENHVYSAHSNVAKNSNKKPLGNQPVASSSSSSTSITSTPKPLKINDEITIIPQPPKIQNLSVKSSNSNKPVTSTGKQSSTPTAKAKV; encoded by the exons ATGGCAGACACAGAAATTGAACAGATAAATGAAACTGATTtaa gTGTTAAATTAAATGGTAGTATTCGTGCCAATACTGAACAACTTAAACAATCGATTGAATCACGAAAAGCCAATAAAATGATTGATAAAAATGATCAGAATCGTGGTTCTAGTTTAAATTCTGATAAAAGTTGTGTAGAAAGTAGTAAATCTTTATCTAACTGTAGTAATGATGTTGAAGATGATTACTGTGAAATAAATGATGAAGATAACGACAGTGAAGATGaacatcaaattaataatacagattgtaaatcagataatagtattattgaagATGAACAGACTCTTGACAGTGAAAATGCAACCATGAATAGTGATGATTTGTGTGATGCAGAAAACAGTTATAATGGTACCAAAGAAATAAATAGCAATGACAATGAAGAACAAATGGAAGTTGATGATTCAGTAGAAGAACAAAAAACAGAAGATGATGAACAAATGGACGACGAAGAGGAAGATGAAGACGAAGACGAAGTTAGAATAATTGATCAAAATGATACTGAAAGTAGGTCAAATgagataaaaaaatcattagaagATTCTAAAATCAATCTTGATAAATCTGTGACTATTGTTAAAGTTCCAGACCCTAAGCAAAATTTAGGtagtagtaataaaaaaaaaatgaaaagtttacCTGACATAACCTTAACTCCGCGTAGAAGTACACGGAATATAAACAAACTTAAAAGTTTTAGTGATAAAGACGAAGAGAAGAAAGATAGTATAGTAACAGATGATAACACTAAAATTTCACCTCAAAAACCACCATCGCTTACCAAACCAATTGTTGTTAATGATACTAAAAAATTGGTGGAAATTGCTGCTGgaacaaaacaaaaaagtaataaaaaagaaCCAACTTTAGTTATCATTGATACTAACATGTTAACAGGGCGAAGTAACTTACCTATAGCGGTATCTGTGCAATCAAACACTTCAAGTAATGCCATGAATGTCACTCAAACAGTTAgtaaaacaattcaaaattcCTATAATCGAGTGCAACACTCACAGACTACTATCAAACCCTTTATATTAACTACTACACCAACTCCTATTACAGCTCCTACAAATGTTCCCAAACCTCCAATTATATTACCAACTCTAACTGATGATATGTTTGTTGTTGAAGCTCCATCTTTTATTGTGCCTTATGTATATGAAAAGCCAcccaaaaaaccattaaaagaatttgttgaaaaaattgtaaaaataaaagttaataaaggAGATGAAGCCGAAAATCAATGCGAAGAATCTTCAGATAagaaaaatggaaataatcagatagaaaaatacaataaaaaattagatactATTGAAAAGATGGATGTTGATGAATCAGAAAATGAAGTATCTGTTCATGAGAAAAAATTAGATGGTGGTAAAGATTCTGGtcctaaaaataatgaaaatggtgATGTACAAATGTTAGTAGAAGAATCAGAAAGTTCTAAAAAAGATGACTCTAAATCCAAAAATTTGTCTGAAtcaacagatttaaaaaaaagcgaTAGCATTACCGATCTCACTGTTGAATCCGATGAAAAGAAAACTGATATTGCTAAGCCAAAGATTCAAAGTTCCAATTACTTTGAAAATCCGTTAGGCAAGTTTTTCATGCAAATAGGTGTAAACCTTGTTCAAGAGCATGTTCAACTCGATCTATTACGTACTCAAAGAAGAAAAAGAGATCGTGAAGGTGATAAATGTCCCGAAGAAGTTCATATGGCTATTAGttctttaattaaaactttagaGTTTAGTAAAGAGAATAATGATCCATTCCAATTTGGCTTAAAAAAATGTGAACTGTGTAATTTTAAATCTGAATCAAGTTTAGTAATGGCTCATCATTTAGAAACTCCACATATGACAGCCAATTACTGTTATAGATGTAATTTCTGTACTTTCCAAGTACGCAGTCCTCATGAAATATTACAACACAtggatacacataatattagaGGGCGTTTAGAAAGAGGTCCAGCTTTGCACCAATGTCCAAGTTGTCCATTTGAAGATAGTTATAAGGGTAAATTAACCAGGCATTTGATTTCTTGTTCGAAAAAATATCGACCGGAAATCAATCag gcACCTCCATTAGACTGGGAACCTCCCGCAAAAATACCAAGGGTATTACGTAATAAACCTTCAATGAGTCCTGGTAATGCTGTTTACCAAGCAGCGATGTCTGGATTTAAACAATTTCCCAATCCTAATATGTTACaattacaacaacaacaatataataaaatggttcTTGCATCTGGTGTTAGAGCTCGTGGTCGTACTGTTTTACCAGGACAGCGATTTCCAGGAATGGTGCCTTCTTTTCCAACTACACTGCCAAATCAAACTTCAGGAG GAATTTTACTTAAGAATACTAGTATTAAACCAATCAATCAACCAATTATTGTCCCTACACCTTATTCAATGAACAATCACACATAtcag caaaATTCAAATAGTAGTAAATCTGTTCAACAGCCAAGTATATCTATAACACCTTTGCCTCGATCGTTTCCATCAAATAGCACACAGTCAGCTTTTGTGTCTACCATATCTAAATCCAAACCCCAACAAACTCAGTCGTCATCCACTTCAACTAATAGTAGCAACAAACCAACTTTTGTAATATGTGAAATATGTGATGGCTACATAAAAGACTTAGAACAGTTGCGTAACCATATGCAGTGGATACATAAAGTTAAAATTCATCCAAAGATGATATATAATCGACCACCACTTAACTGTCAAAAGTGTCAGTTTAGATTTTTTACTGATCAAGGTCTTGAAAGACATTTACTAGGGTCACATGGTTTAGTCACATCTAGTATGCAAGAAGCTGCTAACAAAGGCAAAGATGGCGGAAG atgtcCAGTATGTGGTAGAGTTTATCAATGGAAGTTATTAAACCATGTAAGCCGTGACCACTCTATATCATTAAAGCCAGCACATTTATCTTACAAATGTACTGTTTGCACTGCAACATTTGGCATGTATAAACAGTTTGAAAACCATGTATATTCGGCACACAGTAATGTAGCTAAAAACTCGAACAAGAAACCTCTTGGTAATCAACCTGTAGCATCTTCATCGTCTTCGTCAACTTCTATAACATCTACACCAAAG ccattaaaaataaatgatgaaaTTACCATAATACCACAACCACCTAAGATTCAAAATTTGTCTGTTAAaagtagtaatagtaataaaccaGTTACATCAACTGGGAAACAAAGTTCAACTCCAACAGCAAAAGCCAag gtgtaa